TAATCCTCAAATGTTCCGACATCACTGATTGCACATCTGAATCCACATGGAAATAATTTGCAAAATCGTGTAACCGTAGGATTTGAAGATGACAGATCAAACGGAAGAGAACACATACTAGGAATATCACTGTGGTTCGGTACAGCCAGGAACAGAGTTCTAATATGCATGCTAGTGTATCGCTTATGTACACGTTTCCTAGGAATGGAATTTGTGATCCTCCTGATGCGTACCACCAGATTTTGTATGTTGCCATTGCTATGAAACATGGTCCAGCAAAGACTGAAATAAGCTTCACTGATCTCTGTACCATAAAAACACACGATTAGCAAAACTAGCAAATAATGGTTTAATTGCATCAATCAATCTTTGATACAAATTTAATTGGACTTGCGGATTCATCAAGGATAGTCCTAAAGACTCAACTAGTGTTTACAAAGGTGCTCTTGCAAGGTATAAGTCAAGTCAACTTCTTATGATCTTAGCAATTGAGTTAATTTTCTTTGGTtctgtttttcatttttattttatattattgtcACTTAATATTGTTTTTCTCACGGGACTGTCTAATCTAGTTTTGGGTCAGTTCTGCTATTAAGTGGTTGCAGTACTCTCAATCGCAGTTGCGGTGGATcaaactgtggtcctccctactaaGTCCAGTgtgccaatcaccactgaaccaactaacgatacAGGTTGGATCAAAATAACAGGTAAGACTATCACAAAGAAAGTTTATCTATCTTTGAAGGTGGAGTATCCTGTTGTAGATTGGAGACCAACTCTGTTCCAGAATATGGCTCGTCCTAGAGCTTTGTTTATTTTCTGGCTGGCATGTCATTGCAGATTGACAACAAAAGATAGGCTCCATAAATTCGGTTTGACAGTTGATGTGCATTGCTGTTTTTGTCACCAGGAGGAAACTATTAATCACTTGTTCTTTGGTTGCGCCGAGTTGAAGGTTATTTGGCAAAGGGTCCTCACATGGCTGCAGATAGATCATATCCCTATGGATTGGAATGATGAATTGAGGTGGATCACAAGACTTAGTAAAGGGAAAGGGTGGAGGGCTCAACTTCTAAAAAGTGCAGCTGCTGAAACAGTTTACACCTTATGAAATTATAGGAATGATGTTTGTTTTGGCAATAGAGTACATAATACAAAAATAGAGTAAGAGATTGTCAATACTATAGTGTATAGAGGCCGGAGAAGTCCTAAGCTTAGGGAGCACATTGCTCAATTGCTTATCTAGTTTAGTTTTCTCTCTGTTTTGGATCAGGTGATCACAATGTAAAGAATTGttttttgaattaataaaagtttccttgattcaaaaaaaaatgtaagatttttttattttggtcaagtATATATTCTATCTTAATATGAATAAGTAGGGTGTCCGAAGTTCGAATTTCAGcttctacatatataatgcgatgttcATGTCAACTAATTTAAGTTCACGGAGCCTAAATATCAGATTTAAATGTGTTTGCCAGTATTTTATAGTTTTGAGTTGGTGTAACTCAACCCTACGATTTGATTTACATTGCATCCGTTTATAaacatattaaatatatttttagatgATCTTTCAACTAATATGAAACTCTTAACCAATCAACCTAACAATATCTATGGATTAACTTAAGAATATCAATATTATCATCTGAGTTAGAAATTCCTAATCGTTTTATACCTCTCTAATCTATGTAATTTAATCTAAGCATGGGAGTCCTATTAAGAAAGCAGAATTCAGAATCATAAGTTTATAACTACATGTTTGCGAAATCTCAATCATCCCTAAAACTATTGTGATTTATTTCactaaacaaaatcaaattcactcccaattttatcaaataaattcCATTACAAATTAAGCAACACGATAAAccagagaaaaatgaaaataaagaagggaaaaaaaaaacagagtaaTTAAACAGAGAAAGAGAATACTAACATTGAGTTGTGTCATGTAATTCATTCTAACCATCTCGCTTTCATCACAAAGCTTATCCAAAAACAAGAACCTCCTTAATCCATATTTTCTTACAAACGAAGAAAGACACAAAAACGACAACGAAGCAACAGAACTCAAAGAAATCTGAACAATAGCATCATGTGGCCTAGAATGTCTCGCATCACAATCGCGACACGCGATTATAAAGTGAGACGCTGCAGGAACCGCTAATGCTAAAAGGaagaaaacaaaccaagaaagTGTTGCTGTGAATGCATTTGATTGATCTACACACATCCATCGGAGATAAGTTCGAAAAGTGTGTAGCTCGTCGTTTACGTGTGAAACGCTACGGTTGaagaatttgtttttgtttttgttggtgATGGTGGTGTTGTTGTTTTGTAATAGTGCTTCTTCTGCAAATCGGATTTTTGTGTTTGTGGAAGTTTCGGTCATGGTGAGAATTTGTGAGAATTGATGAAGAAATGaaacaaaattggaatattgtgATTTGTTTAGTTGTTATCTTGTGTTGTACTGTGTTTGCGGATCTGTGTATAAATAGGTTGGCCCAAAATTGAAAAGTTGTCaaactttctatttttattacatGTAACAAACAAGAGTATCATCAATTAGTCTCGTGaatttaactcagttgataagaCATTACATTATAAATGAAATTTCTAGCTATTAGGttgtttaacaaaaaaaaaaagtatcatcTCTACCCAACTGTAAACGGTGAATTCTTTCTAAGAGTTTTAATATTGTTGCATGTCTCTAAATCATTGTGATATATTGTAcacatgattttgattaaattataagaGACTCGCATTATCCTATTTTAACATTCTTGAGTTCAACTACCTATaatctttttataagaaacaaattattttttttaaaatttaaaatgttatttatctcttttaaaaaatgaacAGAGATgatattttctaattttgtttGAGAAGAAATTTAGGTCTGGTTCtatgacaaattttttttgcacaaaTAAGTTCATAACATTTCATTAATAACAATAGAAACAATATAATTGAGTTTTCATGAGGTTAGCTCAGTTAGTAGtaacattacattatatatgcatgagCCAAAATTCGAACCCGGAGATTTCATTTATTTACctttaaagtaaaatttctaGCTACTAACTTAATTTTAccgaaaaaattaacaaaataatcgGAAAGCACCTCAAagaaatttagagaaaatatgAGATAAAGATACACGTCAAGAAACACAAAAATaccaaaaaccaataaaaaaaaaccatacacCAATTTTACTCTACACAAAGGTGCAACACTTTTAAGTTCAGATG
This portion of the Trifolium pratense cultivar HEN17-A07 linkage group LG3, ARS_RC_1.1, whole genome shotgun sequence genome encodes:
- the LOC123918967 gene encoding uncharacterized protein LOC123918967, whose amino-acid sequence is MTETSTNTKIRFAEEALLQNNNTTITNKNKNKFFNRSVSHVNDELHTFRTYLRWMCVDQSNAFTATLSWFVFFLLALAVPAASHFIIACRDCDARHSRPHDAIVQISLSSVASLSFLCLSSFVRKYGLRRFLFLDKLCDESEMVRMNYMTQLNRSVKLISVFAGPCFIAMATYKIWWYASGGSQIPFLGNVYISDTLACILELCSWLYRTTVIFLVCVLFRLICHLQILRLHDFANYFHVDSDVQSVMSEHLRIRRHLRIISHRYRAFILFALLLVTGSQFVCLLVTTKARRDLNIYKTGELALCSVTLLSALSIMFRSATKITHKAQAITGLAAKWHVCATLDSFDGVVDGETLTARSSDDKIYPSVGTDGESDSDDAGDEEDEIDTTKFIPSYAYSTISYQKRQALVNYFENNKAGITVYGFMLDRSTLHTIFGIHMSLVLWLLGKTIGI